GTGCTGAGTTATTCGTTCCAGCAGCTTTGACTGGTATCCATCTAATGTCTCCCTGAAAGATTGATGTAAAATATAGCAAtatatgttcacattttaaaagctgaaaacagggaATGTTTGACAGTTTCGATAGATAAATTACTCAAAAGATGATCAAAATTGCTGTTGATTAATTTTCCGTCAATGGACCAATAGGTTGACCTTTTCAGCACTATTAATAACTGACAATAATTCTTCTTACCGATATTCATTTTCCTTATTCGTGCATTTCTCTGTCAGCTGTTTGATTTCTTGCATCAGTTTTTGAACAAACACTTCTTTATCTTGCAATTTCTGGGAGAAAAGCGTTTCATTTTCTGACTgcagttgtttgttttcctgctttaaCTGGACATTTTGATTTTTGTACTCGTCCATGAAAGCAATAATTGCTTGATTATTGGCAGCTAAATCCATAAATCTCTTCTCTATAAgctctgctttctttctttcactgttgaGTTCTTTCTGGTAGTTTGTTACGTCGCCCTCCAGCTCTGTATTGATTTTTTGCAAGGCTAGACATCGAAGAAGCACCTCGTCTGCTCTCTGTTTCAGCACGCAGATCAGACCTGACTGTTCGTCTATCCTAGACCGCAGCTTCCCCGTCTCTGTTGCATTGTCCTGCAGAAAAGCTTTGAGGTTTCTCCAGTGACTTCTGAATACTGTCCATATGCTAGAGACAAGGGGGGAAAGCCCTGTGTTAAAACATATTACACAGGCAGCACTTTTGGCATCTTCTTTGTCATGCTGTTTTTGGACAAGGGCCTGATTAATACTGTTTTTGAGGCTGATACTGATATCAATATATAATTGGTGGAGGGACTTGTGGTCAAGATATGAACtgataaacattttacattacaagtGCTCTCTGGTAGACAAACTATGTAATGATGacactgtacactgcacttATCAGGTGACATACACGCCAATACatctaaactaagctaacataTTGGCTAGGGGTCGTcctatacattttaatatttaaaataaaatatttaaaaatccaaacacatgaataaaataatatgcaTATCATATAAAAATGTAAGAATTATCAGTCAATTATATTAcgaatcaaaagtaaaagtacacattaGGAGGCAGAATGGTTCCTGTCATTGGTACAATTGTATAAATCATTGGATCGTTATTAAATTAGAGATGCCTTTACGTGTAAAATGGTCGAATTGGATTTGACATTAGGGTAGTTTCACTTTAAccaatacattatatttaacaGTATATGCTCATATTTTGTGAAAAATTGTCGAATAAATGTAACGTTAGTGGAGGAGAAAGCACAACATTTTCCTGTAATTTTGCGAAAGTAACGTGAAGTGTATTCAGGATACGGCTAACTTGCAAGTAAGCTAAACTAGCTAGTAACAGTTTAGCTAGTTTTAGAGCAACGGAAGACCCAACGCATTTATCGTGGTCATCGATAACTTTTACATACCTCCAACCTTAAAAAGTTGTCTGCATTTCTCTGTGGAGTTGCCATaatgagtaaaataaatgaagaaagcGCTTGCTCCCAGTTTTACATTGACGACCACTTAATTTTCCCGAAAGTTTCTGGAGTTTCAGTTGCTCAGTCGCTAATGGCAACACTCTTTGAGCCGCCCTCCTGTGATTTGGGAGCAGCGGGCGGCAGGTGCTGCTGGTGCCGCCGCTCGGCCGCATGATGGCGGTGCTGGGCCTCTGATCAGCCGCTCAAGGAATGGATACAAAAATCATGGTGGAAGAACCAGTAACGTGAGTTTTCTTATGCTGCTTAACCGTTAAATCCTATTTCACCTTGGTACATTTTTAGTTTGCTAGCCAACCGTATTTTCTGTGGCAGTGTTTTGtcacttttctatttttaactTTGCCGTTAATTTAGCTTCTTCTTAcgctaattattttatttataaatcacttagggaaatatttatttttctactgaACCTGAAGTGTGCCCAGGGTGCCTGATAAGGAATCAATGTCAACTTAAGGCATTTTCACTTCTCATGTATTGGTGTAATATAAGTTACAATACTCTTATTGTATGTGTTTAATTGTAAAACATGCAGAAGGTCCCTTGCTCGGACTCGAACCGGAGACATTGGGATTACGTCTGGGCCTTCAGGATTCAGGACACTCTAACTCAAAGCTTTTCGTtcgttattttacatttgtattactcGCATCATTATTTTCCTGTGTGTGACCTCTCAAGTGCGGGGCAAATAAACAGTGTTGATAGCCCACTGACTGTAAGTGAAAAATCACTGGCACTATGCTCGGGACAAGTCGGACCTGCCTGCGTGGTATTATGCAAATTCCAGGGCCAGAGGGCCGAGGCTGGCATGGGGGGAGCGGCTGGGCTGTCCTGGCCTTTTGTGCACGCCCCTTTTCATCAACTAACGGGccaagaaagacagacagaagaaagcAACAGCATCCCAGCCCCAGTCCTTACAGCTCCTCCATCTGCACAGCGGAGCTGGACGGACCAGCCAGAATGTGGAGAGCACTGCTACTTCAACTCTTTCTCGTCTTCATATGCTCTGTTAGATGGTGCCACTCTGAAGGTATGTAGTGTGATTTATATTTTTCCTAGTACATTTTCCCCCCGTTCCCACAGGCTGTCAGCTGAATGATTCATTGAGGACCTGCAGAGTTGTTGTGCTAGTGATTCACTCGTGCACTTGTTGCgcatcaaaacaaaacagtgcagggacaattaaaatgttgctgATTTAAAATGCTCctgtacttatttattttcattatttttgttcagGACAGAGCAATAAAGTATCCATCTTTTCAGTAACTTCACATTTTGATGGGAATCAAACAGAATAAATCAATTTAACACATGGGAATAACCTTGTTGATTATTTAAAAAGCCACTGTTTTAATGGCACTACACAATCGTCTCCAGTAATTGTGATGTGGCCACAGAGTAATGTTATCGTGGCTCTGCGGCTAAATGTTTTACCACATAGTATTACTTTAAAGGTTGAGCACAAAGCCTTCCTCAGACAGATTGGAAGTTCTCTTGAGGAACTTTTGCCTGAGCTTTACTGTTGCTAGGTAACAGAAAAGAGCATGTGACTTACAGACAATCTGCGAGGACTGAGAGCTACGGGTACAAATCTCATTCAGTGGAGCAGATTTTACGCTGCGAACCACCAATTTCAAAACTTGATTCCAGCTTGAAGAGCAACTTTATTTTCTAATGTAAGACagcacagagacaaaacaatcaCATGCTGCTCTTTACACATGACAGTCTTGTGTTTGTCCCCTGTGTTTGTAGCCCAGCTAGATCCTACGTCTCAAATAGTAATCTGCTTTCATTTTGCTCAACCCTTAGTATGTAAGCTCCTTAGTGTGAATCAAGCAACTAAttacactgcagctgctgcagaatgGAAGCATTTCTACCTAAGGAGCAGTTTGGAGTTGAGTAAAAACTCTACCAAGAGAAAGGTCATGGCTACagctttattatatatatttatataaaatatcagacacacagacaaacaaaagaagagaaagaaaagatggatTTTCCATGCCAAAAGACAATATAACAGTGTTGACAGTGAGAATGTACCATTTAAAAGATTTACTTGGCATTTCCTTTGAATTACAGCATTCACAGTACTTGTATCTGACATCTGCAGATGACAACTGAGGTGTACAAAATGACGACTTGACTAAAACCAGAGACTCTCAGTAGACTTTGTCAGCATGTTCATGTTGATCATTAGCTTGGATCTGTTGTTATAAACAGACATGGATGTAGACTCTTTTATTAAAATTCACAGTAATTTATATCTGAATTTTTAATAACCATTCCATATTATCAGGTGCTTCCTATGAGGGGCGTGTGAATCAGACTGAaagatgaatgatttatttattgacgATTAGGGGACAGGATACGTTCTGTAATCTCTGCCTGATCCTCCTTTAACAATCCTTTAGTTTGATAATTGTTTCTTCCATGACCTTCTGTAACACATTATCCAGCCCTTGGCTTTGATACTGCTGCAGAATGCTTACACTGGCATTAATAGCTAATGTGACAGTTTGAGGGGATTTCACGGTGATGTTCTTTTTAAACTATTCTCTGCAATTTTTGCTGTTCCAGACATTTTTTGTCACCACATTAAGTTGTTTTCTCTGTAAATCATTGTCCAGTGAAATCTCAATGACATATTAAGTGCAGACTAAGAACTTTATGGTGTTACAAAttaattcttatttatttaataggAGGTATAtgaaacagaataataaaaacgGATTGTTAATGTAATTGTAGTCTACTAGTATTTTGGTCACATGCGGCCGGGGCTACTGCTTTGATTTGATTATGCCTATTTTTAGTTTGAGTCTGTaataactgaaaaaaaaaagtcttctgTTGTGTTTAAACTTTTTAAGACACACAAACTTGGCCTGCACGTGCATGTTAATCCTTACGCATGCCAGCGTCTTTCCGGTGTAGGAGCCGAAACCCTTGTGCAACAGTTACACTGCGTTAGAAACAGGGACACATTTGGCACAAATCGAGAGCAAATCCTTTCTTTTCCTGCAGCCCTCTCAGTCGAGGTTACAGACAGAGGATAAACAGTTGGTGAGCTGTGACTCACTgtacagaagaaaaataagttgTCCTGTGGCTGTCTCATTGCATTGTGACAACTTCATTTATGATTCTTTTCACTCATGCTTTTGTTAAGGCACGTACCAAAAACCATGTTGGGTATTCCTCAATTTTAGCCAGACCAAGGCTTTATTCCACACTCTATTTATTCCTCCCCCTTGCTCCCATGCCACTGCCAAAGCCCCTCgttttttcactgttttgtttgtaGCAGTAAGAGCCAAAGTCACTTGTTTGGCAATTGACTGCattctgctgcattgatttcCATATGAAATAGGCAGCAGCACTCCGCTCTGACAGCATGGATGGGTCCAGCGTTTCATGCTGCCAGCGGCCTTTTTCTCCACTTTTCTCCACACACATTCAGTGAGTGCAGAGGGCTGTGCCAAAACAAGGCGGTATTGATGAAAGCTTTGAGACATCTTTCAGGCGCCCCACATGACAAAAAAGAGATTTTAGTGGTAGTGTGGACAGGTGTTTTCTTAATGGGTGGCCATGACAAGGGAGCTTATGTTCCACTTTTGTTTTACCTTATCGCAGGAAGTAAGCCTCACTGTACTATCCTTTCTGTTGACTACTTTTTTAGGGTGACACCAGTTATGAGTTTGCATCCCTGCTGGCACCTCTTTTGTGCCATTGTAATTTCACAGTGGGGTTTAAGGCGTATGGGGGGCTTCATTCTAATGAAAATTCCTCGACTACTCTTCTTTGTTGGCCAATACTAGGGCTTCCTTATCTTCCTGCATGGATAGTGCGGTGCTCTCTCCTGCTGTGGGTTTAAGTTGCTAATTAGGAAAGACAAGGCTAGAAAGAAGGGAAAGGAAAACATTAAATTACACAAAAACACTCAAatgaaaaactaataaaaaagcACTCATCAGCAGACTCAGATTAAACATTCTTAAGAGCAGATTTGCACATTTCACCTTGGCTTTTACCTTCTCTAATATTGATTGACATAGGGAAATTGTGACTCTCAGGATGAAGACGTAGAAATTTGAGGATTAAGGAAAAGTTACAAAGACGTTCTTTTCAGAATGTAAGAAGAGCCCTTGCACAAGATAGTGCTGTTGAAAGGTTCAGCTTCAGTGTATCTGTCACCTTTCCCAGAAGTAATACTGTCAGGAAACACTGGCTGCATTTGAAAGCCTCCAGCAGATTGGTTTCTCCTTGGCATACAAGGTTTTAAGTGATCAACCTCGGTCTGAATGTATGGCAGCTAAACATCTTTCAGATCTTGATAGTgttatttcattcattcttttcctatatacatatttgtttagtttaataactaaatgttatttctgtttttaaaaatgtgtggcCCAGTACAGACTCAAGACTTAAATGTATTGAGTCCGCCCTTCATCGTCGGAGGAACTgttgtatttttgttaaataGAGCGCATCTCTCTACAGTTTGTACACTGTATGCAACACTTGCCTCTACTTCCATGCTATAGATGATGCTGAAACCTCTGGGATCACTGCCTTGCAACAAAGGCTCCCTTTGAGCAGATTGTGAGCAATTTTATCATTAGTAAACTGAGCAGGAAAAAAAGGTTTGCTTCCTGGATAGCTGCTGCAGGAGTTAAATAtgcagcttgtttctgctgggTTGGTCGTAAAGCAGTTTGGTGTTTTGCCGGCTATTAAATCTGAGACAAGAATTCTGATCGAAGCGTATGCAAGGCTTTTATTGCAGGAGCACATGCAGTGACCCCACAACTGTTGTGGCAGTGATCCATCTTTAAAAGAGAACATTACATAAAGGAGATGACAAACCTCTGACTCTTAATACAACGTCTTATTCACACAGTATCGAGCCAGTAAGGCCATTTATTTTTGGTAGTTTACCTTTGTTCAGTTAAACACACATGTAGACATactttgtttgtgtgacatGTGTCTTATAAATCTTAACAACTACTAACTGCAAGCCATTATAGTGGAATTGCAGAGATATAGCTATGGGGAAGTGCAGCATTTGATTTTAGATAAGTAACCCTTATAGTTTGCAATGTAGAAAGCTATTTGATTTAGAAGAAAGAATGTTTACAGAATGCTGGATAAGACAGGACAGAGATAGACCACCAACCCCAAGCGAGCACCACCAATCACCAGCCCACAGCTCTTCTCACAAAGAATTTGGGATGAAATGGTTGCGGTACCACCCAGTACCACTATTTATTCCAATTACATTTCAGTCAGGAGCAGCATGCACCATAAATCAGGCTGTCAGAGAGACAATCAGAATTGCACATTCCTATTTGGACCTGTTTGATGGAGTGCTCTGCCACTGAACTATGCTGCCTGAATCAATCCCTCCTGGAAAACGTCAGGGAAGGTAGAGTGGTGGTACCTTATCTCTACAGATGCCACTCAGTGAAAACATCAAAAGGAGGCTCGGGATGAGTGCGGACTGAGAAGATTGTGTAACTGTCGGAGGGATGGCTGGCACGCTTGTCTCCAAGGCTTGTCAAATCTGTTAACAACATGCTTCATCAGTGGACGGCACCCCTTCCCCCTTACGCTAtgtttgttaaattaaatatagaGTATTTAAAAGTGTATCAATCATCTTATTGGGACCAAATTGTTCATAGTTTTTTTAGGCTCCATGATGGACAGAATGACAAGTTttggacataattaaataatgataatatcattattaacacttgtaatgtaattaacattaaaatggcaaaaatattGATGGATAAATGTGGATAAAAGTTCTAATGGCATGTACGGAAAAAGCTTTTAATCAAGCACTGACTCATGCAACATTTGAATTGTGTTTAGGATGCGAGTTGGGGCAGTTCCGCTGTGGGACGGGTCGATGTATACCAGATGACTGGCACTGTGACGGCACATCGGACTGTGTGGATGACTCTGATGAACGCAACTGCCGTGAGTTACTCATTATATCGCACTGTAGCTCAACATAGCACCTGAGAGGGTTGGGATCTTTAGCATAATGTTTGTTGGATGTTCCAACCTGCATTAGAaatactcagatcctttactggaAGCCCTGCTTTCAAAATATTTACttaaaaagcagaaatattATCAGCATATTATACTCAAACTCAAAATTGtactaaagtacagtacttgagcaAAGGCAAGAAGTAACTTTCCCCCGCTGGATTACAGTCAACTGTTGTAAACATTGAAATGCTCTGTGTGTATTCCCACAGCTCAGGTAACATGTGATGGCAGTCACTTCGAGTGTTTGAGTGACGGCGAATGTATCCctgatgtgtgggtgtgtgatgatgaggaggacTGTGAGGATGGCTCAGATGAGAGGCAACACTGCCGTAAGTACCTTTATTCATTATTAGCAATTTAGGGAACTTCTAAATGTTTTGTGGAAATGATATCATTCCAGGATCTATACGATGTAAAGGACCAAAGTGTCTGT
This portion of the Cottoperca gobio chromosome 21, fCotGob3.1, whole genome shotgun sequence genome encodes:
- the zgc:172182 gene encoding LOW QUALITY PROTEIN: coiled-coil domain-containing protein 89 (The sequence of the model RefSeq protein was modified relative to this genomic sequence to represent the inferred CDS: deleted 1 base in 1 codon), encoding MDSIQKSLEKPQSFSQDNATETGKLRSRIDEQSGLICVLKQRADEVLLRCLALQKINTELEGDVTNYQKELNSERKKAELIEKRFMDLAANNQAIIAFMDEYKNQNVQLKQENKQLQSENETLFSQKLQDKEVFVQKLMQEIKQLTEKCTNKENEYRETLDGYQSKLLERITQHQDKEASLLDQLHDAQQHQRDAVEMRSDLKLKLQKAEEEHALKETITSLTKETITSLTKEKDKLLYLSMERGKIIQEKQQEIQKLETKWKEEKRARAKAEYRFEQEAEAVNADVKVKSLLSALDESTTKYGKQRKDYEAFKEHSTYLLKQERELNKKLRHMMG